Proteins from a genomic interval of Mesobacillus sp. S13:
- a CDS encoding TatD family hydrolase, whose product MLFDTHVHLNAEQFNEDLQEVIDRALAEGVTNMVVVGFDEVTIKKAIELAEGYDFIYASVGWHPVDAIDMTEEHLEWLRELAGHPKVVALGEMGLDYYWDKSPKEIQKEVFRKQIKLAKEVQLPIIIHNREATADIVEILKEENASEVGGIMHCYSGSVETALECIDMNFYISLGGPVTFKNAKKPKEVAESIPMERLLVETDCPYLTPHPYRGKRNEPAYVKLVAEQIAELKGLTLEEVAGETAKNAKKLFGIK is encoded by the coding sequence ATGCTTTTTGATACACATGTACACTTAAATGCAGAACAATTCAATGAAGATCTCCAGGAGGTCATTGACCGGGCGCTTGCTGAGGGTGTGACAAATATGGTCGTTGTCGGATTCGATGAGGTAACGATCAAAAAAGCGATTGAACTCGCTGAAGGCTATGATTTTATCTATGCAAGCGTAGGATGGCATCCAGTCGATGCGATTGATATGACAGAGGAGCATCTGGAATGGCTGAGGGAACTGGCAGGTCATCCGAAGGTGGTGGCACTCGGCGAAATGGGCCTTGATTACTACTGGGACAAGTCACCGAAGGAAATCCAGAAAGAAGTCTTCCGCAAGCAGATCAAACTGGCAAAAGAAGTACAGCTTCCTATCATCATACATAATCGAGAGGCAACTGCAGACATAGTAGAAATTTTAAAAGAGGAAAATGCCAGTGAAGTAGGCGGCATTATGCATTGTTACAGCGGCAGTGTGGAAACCGCGCTTGAATGCATCGATATGAACTTCTATATTTCGCTTGGCGGACCGGTTACCTTCAAAAATGCAAAAAAACCGAAGGAAGTGGCAGAGTCGATTCCAATGGAAAGGCTGTTGGTCGAAACAGATTGCCCTTACCTGACACCGCATCCTTATCGCGGTAAGAGAAATGAACCAGCTTATGTAAAATTGGTGGCCGAACAGATTGCAGAACTGAAAGGGTTAACACTCGAAGAAGTTGCAGGCGAAACAGCCAAAAATGCAAAAAAATTATTCGGCATAAAGTGA
- a CDS encoding G5 and 3D domain-containing protein, translated as MKNLFSKTLSKKKLVIFSASFLVFAAALGFFMYEGTKKTVALTLDGEERVIKTHANTIQDIFNDLKISLRSEDYLSLAVDTEVKNNLSIVWKPAKQVELIQDQEKKTYWTAADTVEEFLKEQNIVINEHDKLNPNPDAKLKQDLKIAIQRAFPLKLVVGGKEQDVWSTSTTVADFLSQQGITLNELDRVEPELKQTVTKDAMINVIRVEKVTDVVEEPISYAVVTKNDSKLEKGKQKVVTEGQEGLLSKEYEVVLENGKEVSRKLISEKKLKEKQDKVVAMGTKVIVAQVSRGSSEPAGKEFYVSSTAYTANCNGCSGYTATGINLRANPNVKVIAVDPSVIPLGTKVYVEGYGYAIAADKGSAIKGNKIDVFFASKSDAYRWGRKRVKIKILN; from the coding sequence ATGAAAAACCTGTTTTCCAAGACTTTGAGTAAGAAGAAACTGGTGATTTTTTCTGCTAGTTTCCTAGTTTTTGCCGCTGCTCTTGGGTTCTTCATGTATGAAGGGACCAAAAAGACAGTCGCATTGACGCTGGATGGCGAAGAAAGAGTCATTAAAACGCATGCAAATACAATCCAAGATATATTTAATGATCTCAAAATTTCATTGCGCTCAGAGGATTATTTATCGCTGGCGGTAGACACAGAGGTGAAGAACAACCTATCAATCGTGTGGAAGCCGGCAAAACAGGTAGAATTGATACAAGATCAGGAAAAGAAAACGTATTGGACAGCAGCCGATACGGTAGAGGAGTTCCTGAAAGAACAGAATATCGTTATAAATGAACACGACAAATTAAACCCAAACCCAGACGCTAAACTAAAGCAAGATTTGAAGATTGCCATTCAAAGAGCTTTCCCGCTTAAGCTTGTAGTAGGCGGAAAAGAGCAAGATGTATGGTCGACTTCGACTACGGTCGCTGACTTTTTATCACAGCAAGGAATCACACTGAACGAATTGGACCGTGTTGAGCCTGAGTTAAAGCAGACAGTCACAAAAGATGCCATGATTAATGTCATTCGCGTTGAAAAAGTCACCGATGTAGTGGAAGAACCAATTAGCTATGCAGTCGTTACAAAAAATGACAGCAAACTGGAAAAAGGGAAACAGAAAGTCGTAACAGAAGGTCAGGAAGGCTTACTTTCCAAGGAGTATGAAGTGGTCCTTGAAAACGGCAAGGAAGTCTCAAGAAAACTGATCTCTGAAAAGAAATTGAAAGAAAAACAGGATAAAGTCGTAGCAATGGGAACGAAGGTCATCGTAGCTCAAGTTTCCCGTGGCTCAAGTGAACCGGCAGGCAAGGAATTCTATGTTTCATCCACAGCCTACACCGCTAACTGCAACGGCTGCTCCGGTTATACAGCAACAGGCATCAATCTAAGAGCGAATCCTAACGTAAAGGTCATCGCGGTGGACCCAAGTGTCATTCCTTTAGGTACAAAGGTCTATGTTGAAGGCTATGGCTATGCAATTGCTGCCGATAAAGGATCAGCTATCAAAGGCAATAAGATCGATGTCTTTTTCGCATCTAAATCGGATGCCTATCGATGGGGCCGTAAACGCGTTAAAATCAAAATCCTGAATTAA
- the rnmV gene encoding ribonuclease M5: protein MKLKEIIVVEGKDDTTAIRRAVDADTIETNGSAINAETIEKIRNAHEKRGVIIFTDPDFPGEKIRKTISEQIAGCKHAFIPKELAKPKSGRGLGVEHASPEVIREALKDAQVMDAEAVEEITQEDLLVAGLIGGPGSKERREKLGRLLKIGYTNGKQLHKRLMMFQVKRQDFAAALAEILKEEQNA, encoded by the coding sequence ATGAAATTAAAGGAAATTATTGTTGTTGAAGGTAAGGATGATACGACGGCTATTAGGCGTGCCGTTGATGCGGATACAATTGAAACGAATGGGTCGGCGATTAATGCTGAAACCATTGAAAAGATTCGGAATGCTCATGAAAAGCGGGGAGTCATCATTTTTACCGATCCCGATTTTCCCGGTGAAAAAATTCGCAAAACGATTTCAGAGCAGATTGCTGGCTGCAAGCACGCTTTTATCCCAAAAGAATTGGCTAAGCCTAAATCCGGCAGAGGTCTTGGCGTGGAGCATGCATCTCCTGAGGTGATCCGTGAAGCTCTGAAGGATGCCCAGGTAATGGATGCAGAGGCGGTCGAGGAGATTACCCAGGAGGACTTGCTTGTTGCAGGGCTCATTGGTGGTCCCGGATCGAAGGAAAGACGAGAAAAGCTTGGAAGGCTGCTGAAGATCGGATACACAAATGGCAAGCAGCTGCACAAGCGCCTGATGATGTTTCAGGTGAAAAGACAGGATTTTGCAGCGGCACTGGCAGAAATCCTTAAGGAGGAACAAAATGCATAA
- the rsmA gene encoding 16S rRNA (adenine(1518)-N(6)/adenine(1519)-N(6))-dimethyltransferase RsmA codes for MHKDIATPVRTKEILDKYGFSFKKSLGQNFLIDTNILNRIVDHAELTDHSGAIEIGPGIGALTEQLAKRAEKVVAFEIDQRLLPILEDTLSPYTNVNVIHSDVLKADVQAVMKEEFGEQEDVMVVANLPYYVTTPILMKLLEERLPIRGIVCMLQKEVGDRISAKPGTKEYGSLSIAVQYYTKAETVMIVPKTVFMPQPNVDSAVIRLTLHDEPPVKVTDEKFFFHVTRSSFAQRRKTILNNLTSQLPDGKQKKESIQAALLQAGVEESRRGETLTIEEFAQLSNALYPYFH; via the coding sequence ATGCATAAAGATATCGCGACCCCGGTGAGAACGAAGGAAATACTTGATAAATACGGCTTTTCTTTTAAAAAGAGCCTCGGACAGAACTTCTTGATCGATACCAATATCCTGAATCGCATCGTCGACCATGCGGAACTGACCGACCATAGTGGTGCCATCGAAATCGGGCCTGGAATCGGTGCGTTGACAGAGCAGCTTGCGAAGAGAGCGGAAAAGGTTGTTGCCTTTGAAATTGACCAGCGTTTGCTGCCGATATTGGAGGATACGCTGTCCCCCTACACAAATGTTAATGTCATCCATAGTGATGTGTTAAAAGCAGATGTACAAGCAGTTATGAAAGAGGAGTTTGGGGAGCAAGAGGACGTCATGGTCGTGGCCAACCTGCCCTATTACGTCACAACACCTATCTTGATGAAGCTGCTTGAGGAAAGGCTGCCAATCAGAGGGATTGTCTGCATGCTTCAAAAGGAAGTTGGCGACAGGATTTCGGCCAAGCCGGGAACGAAGGAATATGGTTCATTGTCGATCGCGGTCCAGTATTATACGAAAGCGGAAACCGTGATGATTGTTCCGAAAACAGTGTTCATGCCACAGCCAAATGTGGACTCAGCTGTCATTCGATTGACATTGCATGATGAGCCGCCAGTAAAAGTGACGGATGAGAAGTTCTTCTTCCATGTGACCAGATCAAGTTTTGCCCAGCGCAGGAAGACGATACTGAATAACCTGACCAGCCAGCTGCCGGATGGAAAGCAAAAGAAAGAAAGTATACAAGCAGCACTTCTACAGGCAGGAGTGGAGGAATCGCGCAGGGGAGAAACTCTGACGATTGAGGAATTCGCGCAATTGAGCAATGCGCTGTATCCGTATTTTCATTAA
- the yabG gene encoding sporulation peptidase YabG gives MNINLMDIVGRVSHQCDIMFRVIDIREKHGKKIAILYGEDFRLIADAPYEDLIKIDPSMRMRLTQEFRSLEEQSYKLFRQDVDLLQQKQEYEATEGYSKSYNYFQMPGKVLHIDGDPNYLKKCLTLYEKVGVPVYGFHCNEKEMPEKVGMLLDYYRPDILVITGHDAYSKSKGTMDDINAYRHSKHFVQTVREARKKVPHLDQLVIFAGACQSHFESLIHAGANFASSPSRVNIHALDPVYIVAKISFTPFMERINVWDVLRNTLTGDKGLGGIETKGVLRTGMPYNKNSSD, from the coding sequence ATGAATATTAACCTCATGGATATCGTCGGCAGGGTTTCGCATCAATGCGATATAATGTTCCGGGTTATCGATATCAGAGAGAAACATGGCAAAAAAATTGCGATATTATATGGTGAGGATTTCCGATTGATTGCGGATGCGCCCTATGAAGATTTAATCAAAATCGATCCGAGTATGCGCATGAGGCTGACACAGGAATTCCGGTCACTTGAAGAACAGTCATATAAGCTTTTCAGGCAGGATGTTGATTTATTGCAGCAAAAACAGGAATATGAAGCGACTGAAGGGTACAGCAAGTCGTACAACTACTTTCAGATGCCTGGGAAGGTACTCCATATTGATGGAGATCCGAATTATTTGAAAAAATGCTTGACCCTATATGAGAAAGTCGGGGTCCCGGTGTATGGATTCCATTGTAATGAAAAGGAAATGCCAGAAAAAGTCGGGATGCTGCTTGATTATTACCGGCCTGATATTTTAGTGATCACCGGGCACGATGCTTACTCGAAGTCAAAAGGGACTATGGATGATATCAACGCATATCGACACTCCAAGCATTTCGTCCAGACAGTGAGGGAAGCTCGAAAGAAAGTTCCCCATCTGGACCAGTTGGTCATTTTTGCCGGAGCCTGCCAATCCCATTTTGAGTCATTGATCCATGCCGGGGCGAACTTCGCCAGCTCCCCTTCAAGGGTGAATATCCATGCACTAGATCCAGTCTATATCGTCGCTAAAATCAGCTTTACGCCTTTCATGGAGCGGATAAACGTGTGGGATGTACTTCGCAATACATTGACTGGGGATAAGGGGCTTGGCGGCATAGAAACAAAAGGTGTATTAAGGACAGGAATGCCATATAATAAAAATTCGTCAGACTGA
- the veg gene encoding biofilm formation stimulator Veg, which produces MPKTLSDIKKALDSNLGKRLMLKANGGRRKTIERSGVLAETYPSVFVIELDQDENAFERVSYSYADVLTETVEITFFEDTTGSIALS; this is translated from the coding sequence ATGCCAAAAACATTATCGGATATCAAAAAAGCGCTTGATTCAAACTTAGGAAAAAGACTCATGCTAAAGGCCAACGGAGGACGGAGAAAGACGATTGAACGTTCTGGCGTGTTAGCGGAAACTTATCCTTCAGTTTTCGTCATCGAGCTTGACCAGGATGAAAATGCTTTTGAACGTGTTTCGTACAGCTACGCAGATGTTTTAACTGAAACAGTGGAAATTACCTTCTTTGAAGATACAACAGGATCAATAGCTTTGAGCTAA
- a CDS encoding small, acid-soluble spore protein, alpha/beta type gives MGRRRGIMSERLKEELAKELGFYDVVQNEGWGGIKAKDAGNMVKRAIELAEQQLANQNR, from the coding sequence ATGGGCAGAAGAAGAGGGATTATGTCTGAACGGTTGAAGGAAGAGCTTGCGAAAGAGCTTGGCTTCTATGATGTTGTCCAGAATGAGGGATGGGGCGGCATAAAGGCTAAGGATGCAGGTAATATGGTTAAGCGAGCAATTGAGCTGGCAGAACAGCAGCTTGCGAACCAGAACCGCTGA
- the ispE gene encoding 4-(cytidine 5'-diphospho)-2-C-methyl-D-erythritol kinase has product MKVLVKAPAKINLSLDVLHKRPDGYHEVEMVMTTIDLADRIELSLLEEDRIVIHSHNRFVPDDQRNLAYQAAHLLKERYQVKQGVLIGIEKTIPVAAGLAGGSSDAAATLRGLNKLWKLGLSMDELAVLGAEIGSDVSFCVYGGTALATGRGEIIEQLPAPPTCWVVLAKPFIGVSTAEVYRRLNVEKVQHPPTKQMISAIENGDFNEVCNSVGNVLEDVTLSLYPEVAQIKDQMKRFGADAVLMSGSGPTVFSLVAHDSRMHRIYNGLRGFCDQVFAVRMLGERHTLD; this is encoded by the coding sequence GTGAAGGTTTTAGTGAAGGCGCCGGCAAAGATCAATTTGTCATTGGATGTTTTGCACAAACGTCCGGACGGTTACCATGAGGTGGAAATGGTCATGACGACGATTGATTTGGCTGATCGCATTGAACTTAGTTTATTAGAAGAAGACAGGATTGTTATCCATTCCCATAATCGTTTTGTTCCGGATGACCAGCGGAACCTTGCTTACCAGGCAGCGCATCTGTTGAAGGAAAGGTACCAGGTGAAGCAAGGCGTTCTTATTGGCATTGAGAAGACCATTCCGGTGGCAGCAGGTCTTGCAGGCGGCAGCAGTGATGCAGCAGCTACATTAAGAGGGTTGAATAAGCTATGGAAGCTTGGTCTGTCAATGGACGAGCTGGCAGTGCTGGGCGCGGAAATTGGCTCAGATGTATCTTTCTGTGTGTACGGAGGAACGGCGCTTGCTACAGGCAGAGGGGAAATAATCGAGCAGCTGCCAGCACCGCCGACGTGCTGGGTTGTATTAGCGAAACCGTTTATCGGTGTATCGACTGCGGAGGTATATCGCCGCCTTAATGTGGAAAAGGTTCAGCATCCGCCTACAAAGCAAATGATTTCCGCTATTGAAAATGGAGATTTCAATGAAGTCTGCAATAGTGTCGGAAACGTTTTGGAAGATGTAACGCTTTCGCTATATCCTGAAGTAGCGCAAATAAAGGACCAAATGAAGAGATTCGGTGCCGATGCTGTCTTGATGAGCGGAAGCGGCCCGACCGTATTCAGCCTTGTGGCACATGATTCACGAATGCATCGCATTTATAACGGTCTTCGAGGATTTTGTGACCAGGTATTTGCAGTAAGGATGCTTGGAGAGCGACATACCCTTGATTAA
- the purR gene encoding pur operon repressor, producing MKFRRSERLIDMTTYLLEHPRQLVPLTYFAEKYGSAKSSISEDLGIIKETFEQRGIGVLQTVPGAAGGVKFHVHVSEEKARKAIDELCTIMASPDRLLPGGYLFMNDILGNPAIVQEVGRLLASAFAEKDIEVVMTVATKGIPIAYAVASQLNVPVVIVRRDSKVTEGSTVSINYVSGSLKRIQTMVLSKRSLAEGSKVLIVDDFMKAGGTVNGMINLLEEFNAELAGIAVLVESENIEERLVDEYLSLVRLSDVDVKERKITVSEGNYFARRE from the coding sequence ATGAAATTTCGACGCAGCGAGCGTTTGATCGATATGACGACTTATTTACTTGAACATCCGCGCCAATTGGTACCGTTAACCTATTTTGCCGAGAAGTATGGTTCAGCTAAGTCCTCGATCAGTGAAGATCTCGGAATCATCAAAGAAACATTTGAACAGCGGGGAATAGGTGTTTTGCAGACTGTGCCAGGCGCAGCGGGCGGAGTCAAGTTCCACGTTCATGTCAGTGAGGAAAAAGCACGGAAGGCAATCGATGAACTTTGTACCATCATGGCAAGTCCTGACCGGTTGCTGCCAGGCGGCTACCTTTTCATGAACGATATCCTCGGCAATCCTGCAATTGTGCAGGAAGTAGGCAGGCTGCTTGCTTCTGCTTTTGCTGAAAAGGATATTGAAGTGGTCATGACCGTGGCAACTAAGGGAATACCAATTGCGTATGCAGTCGCAAGCCAATTGAATGTACCTGTAGTCATTGTCAGAAGAGATAGCAAAGTGACTGAAGGATCGACTGTTAGCATAAATTACGTTTCAGGTTCATTAAAAAGAATCCAGACAATGGTGCTATCAAAACGCAGCCTTGCAGAGGGGTCGAAGGTACTGATTGTCGATGACTTCATGAAAGCGGGCGGTACCGTGAATGGCATGATCAACTTGCTAGAGGAATTTAATGCTGAATTAGCAGGGATAGCCGTACTGGTTGAATCGGAGAATATAGAAGAAAGACTTGTCGATGAGTATCTATCACTTGTACGCCTATCAGATGTCGACGTAAAAGAACGTAAAATTACCGTGAGTGAAGGAAATTACTTCGCTCGCAGAGAATAG
- a CDS encoding RidA family protein yields MNIVQTSNAPAAIGPYSQGVVVNNLFYSSGQIPLTPEGVMVEGDIQAQTHQVFQNLKAVLEAAGASLETVVKATVFIKNMDEFAQLNEVYAEYFNVHKPARSTVEVARLPKDALVEIEVVALVK; encoded by the coding sequence ATGAATATTGTACAGACTTCAAACGCGCCAGCCGCAATCGGTCCATATTCACAAGGTGTGGTTGTGAACAATCTTTTCTACAGCTCTGGCCAGATTCCTCTGACTCCAGAGGGTGTAATGGTAGAGGGAGATATCCAGGCCCAGACACATCAGGTATTCCAAAACTTGAAAGCAGTACTAGAGGCTGCAGGTGCATCACTTGAAACAGTCGTAAAAGCAACAGTATTCATCAAAAACATGGATGAATTCGCTCAATTGAATGAAGTATATGCAGAGTATTTCAATGTGCATAAGCCAGCTCGCTCAACAGTAGAAGTGGCAAGGCTGCCAAAGGATGCCCTGGTGGAAATCGAAGTAGTAGCGCTCGTTAAATAA
- the spoVG gene encoding septation regulator SpoVG yields the protein MEVTDVRLRRVNTDGRMRAIASITLDNEFVVHDIRVIDGNNGLFVAMPSKRTPDGEFRDIAHPINSGTRGKIQDAVLAEYHRLGELEVEFEEAGAS from the coding sequence ATGGAAGTAACTGACGTAAGATTACGCCGCGTTAATACAGATGGACGGATGAGAGCGATCGCTTCCATCACGCTTGACAACGAGTTTGTTGTCCATGATATCAGGGTGATTGATGGAAACAACGGCCTATTTGTTGCAATGCCAAGTAAACGCACTCCTGATGGCGAGTTCCGTGATATTGCGCATCCGATCAATTCGGGTACACGCGGAAAAATCCAGGACGCTGTTTTGGCAGAGTACCACCGTTTAGGTGAATTAGAAGTTGAATTCGAAGAAGCTGGCGCTTCCTAG
- the glmU gene encoding bifunctional UDP-N-acetylglucosamine diphosphorylase/glucosamine-1-phosphate N-acetyltransferase GlmU yields the protein MSNRYAIILAAGQGTRMKSKLYKVLHPVCGKPMVQHVIDQVKSLDINEIVTIVGHGAEKVKEQLGEVSQYALQAEQLGTAHAVQQAGDMLADKEGVTIVVCGDTPLIKGETMEALFKHHEETSAKATILTARAEDPTGYGRIVRNSEGFVEKIVEHKDANEQERNINEINTGTYCFDNKMLFEAIQNVSNDNVQGEYYLPDVIEILKNQGEIVSAYVTDNFAETLGVNDRVALAQAERTMKNRINEYHMRNGVSFIDPDNTYIGPDVKVGQDTVIFPGTTLSGGTTIGSDCQIGPNTEISNCEIGNNTVIRQSAAFDSKIGSEVNIGPFAHIRPDSDIDDEVKIGNFVEIKKAVFGKGSKASHLSYIGDAEVGADVNIGCGSITVNYDGKNKFLTKIEDGVFIGCNSNLVAPVTIGKGAYVAAGSTITEDVPGEALALARARQVNKEDYVGKMNVKK from the coding sequence ATGTCTAATCGTTATGCAATCATTTTAGCAGCCGGTCAGGGAACAAGAATGAAGTCCAAATTGTATAAAGTTCTTCACCCTGTTTGCGGCAAGCCAATGGTACAGCATGTAATTGACCAGGTGAAAAGTCTTGATATAAACGAAATCGTGACCATTGTTGGTCATGGAGCAGAAAAAGTGAAAGAGCAGCTTGGTGAGGTGAGCCAGTATGCGCTGCAGGCGGAACAGCTGGGAACAGCTCATGCTGTGCAGCAGGCAGGAGACATGCTTGCTGATAAAGAAGGTGTCACAATCGTAGTCTGCGGTGATACTCCTTTAATCAAGGGTGAAACAATGGAAGCCCTTTTCAAGCATCATGAAGAGACAAGCGCCAAAGCGACCATCCTCACTGCAAGAGCTGAAGACCCGACGGGTTACGGCCGTATCGTGCGGAACTCAGAAGGCTTTGTCGAGAAAATCGTCGAACATAAGGATGCAAATGAGCAGGAAAGAAACATTAATGAAATCAATACAGGTACATATTGCTTCGACAATAAAATGTTATTCGAGGCGATCCAGAATGTGTCGAACGATAATGTTCAGGGAGAATACTATCTTCCGGACGTCATCGAAATCCTGAAAAATCAGGGCGAGATCGTATCTGCCTATGTGACAGATAACTTTGCAGAGACACTTGGTGTCAATGACCGGGTTGCTCTTGCACAAGCAGAACGCACGATGAAAAACCGGATCAATGAGTATCATATGCGCAATGGCGTATCATTCATTGACCCTGATAACACGTATATTGGACCAGACGTGAAGGTTGGACAGGATACGGTTATTTTCCCGGGAACAACTCTTTCTGGCGGCACAACCATCGGTTCAGATTGCCAGATTGGACCTAATACTGAAATCAGCAACTGCGAGATTGGCAATAATACAGTTATCCGCCAATCAGCGGCTTTTGACAGCAAGATTGGCTCCGAAGTCAATATTGGGCCTTTCGCGCATATCAGGCCTGATTCTGATATTGATGATGAAGTAAAGATCGGCAATTTTGTCGAGATTAAGAAAGCGGTATTTGGCAAAGGAAGCAAAGCTTCCCACCTTAGCTATATCGGTGATGCAGAAGTCGGTGCTGATGTGAATATCGGCTGCGGTTCGATCACAGTGAATTATGATGGCAAAAACAAGTTCCTGACCAAGATTGAAGACGGCGTATTCATTGGCTGTAATTCGAATCTTGTTGCACCTGTGACGATTGGAAAAGGCGCGTATGTAGCAGCCGGTTCCACAATCACTGAAGATGTTCCAGGTGAGGCCCTGGCGCTTGCACGTGCTCGTCAAGTCAACAAAGAAGATTATGTAGGGAAAATGAACGTAAAGAAATAA
- a CDS encoding ribose-phosphate diphosphokinase translates to MSNQYLDPNLKVFSLNSNVELAQEIAKVIGVELGKCSVSQFSDGEIQINIEESIRGCDVYVIQSTSSPVNENIMELLIMIDALKRASAKTINIVMPYYGYARQDRKARAREPITAKLVANLLETAGATRVITLDLHAPQIQGFFDIPIDHLMGVPILADHFKSKELNGDVVIVSPDHGGVTRARKMAERLKAPIAIIDKRRPKPNVAEVMNIVGNIEGKVAILIDDIIDTAGTITLAANALVENGALEVYACCTHPVLSGPAIERIENSKIKELVVTNSIALAEEKRVEKIHQLSVAPLIGEAIIRVHEEQSVSTLFD, encoded by the coding sequence ATGTCAAACCAGTATCTTGATCCAAATTTAAAGGTTTTTTCACTTAACTCAAACGTTGAACTTGCCCAGGAAATCGCAAAGGTAATCGGTGTCGAGTTAGGGAAATGCTCTGTATCCCAGTTCAGTGACGGAGAAATCCAGATTAACATTGAAGAAAGCATCCGTGGCTGTGATGTGTATGTCATCCAGTCGACTAGCTCTCCAGTTAATGAAAACATCATGGAATTGCTGATCATGATCGATGCATTGAAGCGCGCATCTGCTAAAACAATCAATATTGTTATGCCTTATTACGGCTATGCAAGACAGGACCGCAAAGCACGCGCTCGTGAGCCTATCACTGCCAAGCTTGTGGCAAACCTGCTTGAGACTGCAGGCGCTACCCGCGTGATCACGCTTGACCTTCACGCTCCACAAATTCAAGGATTCTTTGATATTCCGATCGACCACTTGATGGGTGTGCCAATTCTTGCTGACCACTTCAAGAGCAAGGAATTGAACGGAGACGTTGTCATTGTATCTCCTGACCATGGCGGTGTTACTCGTGCAAGGAAGATGGCGGAAAGATTGAAAGCACCAATCGCGATCATCGATAAGCGCCGTCCGAAGCCAAATGTGGCTGAAGTCATGAATATCGTTGGTAATATTGAAGGCAAGGTTGCCATTTTGATTGACGATATTATTGATACTGCAGGAACGATTACATTGGCTGCCAATGCATTGGTAGAAAATGGCGCACTAGAAGTATACGCTTGCTGTACGCACCCTGTATTGTCAGGTCCGGCTATCGAGCGTATTGAAAACTCCAAGATTAAAGAACTGGTTGTGACAAATTCAATCGCGCTTGCTGAAGAAAAGCGCGTTGAAAAAATCCACCAGCTGTCAGTTGCACCACTGATTGGGGAAGCCATCATCCGCGTCCATGAAGAGCAATCTGTCAGCACTCTATTTGATTGA
- a CDS encoding 50S ribosomal protein L25/general stress protein Ctc produces MSATLKANERTGTQRSTLRKLRQEGNIPAVVYGRKTDSKSIYVDSIEFVKTIRENGRNGIISLDVGGSQHSVMLTDYQADHIKNEILHADFLVVDKSSKVHASVRLNIVGEAAGVKDGGVLQQPIHEVNITATPGNIPEGIDVDVTNLQVNENLTLADIKTGNYEINDDENTVVVSILPPKVEEEINSGEEQEPGEPENEEGRETEASEE; encoded by the coding sequence ATGAGTGCAACATTGAAAGCAAATGAGCGAACAGGTACTCAACGTTCTACCTTGAGGAAATTACGCCAGGAGGGCAATATTCCGGCAGTGGTCTACGGAAGGAAGACTGACAGCAAGTCCATCTATGTGGACAGCATTGAGTTTGTGAAGACCATCCGTGAAAATGGTCGTAATGGAATCATTTCTCTTGATGTTGGCGGCAGCCAGCATAGTGTCATGCTGACAGATTATCAGGCAGACCATATCAAGAATGAAATTCTTCATGCTGATTTCCTTGTTGTTGATAAAAGCTCCAAGGTACATGCTAGTGTTCGGTTGAACATTGTTGGCGAGGCAGCGGGTGTCAAGGATGGCGGCGTCCTACAGCAGCCGATCCACGAAGTAAACATTACAGCGACTCCAGGAAACATCCCTGAAGGCATTGATGTGGATGTGACGAACCTGCAAGTTAATGAAAACCTGACACTTGCTGATATCAAAACAGGAAATTACGAAATAAATGATGATGAAAACACGGTAGTCGTTTCGATCCTTCCTCCTAAAGTGGAAGAAGAAATTAACTCCGGTGAAGAACAGGAACCAGGAGAGCCCGAAAATGAAGAAGGAAGAGAAACAGAAGCAAGTGAAGAATAA